One window of the Penaeus vannamei isolate JL-2024 chromosome 31, ASM4276789v1, whole genome shotgun sequence genome contains the following:
- the LOC113804203 gene encoding speedy protein A — translation MRTNAVYLRRLHRRSQFACADLGCVEPVASQQDTPVNGKRKENLCHSGNPQDLAPECEREVAQSTRSVLKRVLSFFQLRNSISPEHRKPSSPARPPKQPPSPRNRRKLNCPEGSARDKENIPPLPKAPTAVSLLRNFRQQELEESKQEQGPRPPLGVRPLSEFKQFAHPETQERPRQFSKLSITRAGQRRQHESDKSENHKPRKILRRSRRDNSTGDVYVTHKHFSRFGELIDDPLIQKFLNADVCRRYADKYLIAMVFTYFLRSRLQFHEYTKENFFAGLYLAHDMEEDEEELKYEVFPWVLGRRWRKTYPTLLQKRDDIYWAIDCRAVVSKKCCDQVMDLEPDHWVWKRERPEYHGGALRDYLRHEDDNGHPRGPDKSPLRCQECLERQCLESDNSYLLYMSDSDMSNDTKATGEGDGVAQNEKDSGFETFLCEAMDIESTTTKNNIPIESSADPEKQHAKILITSADKLKETNNNFICTNGDCEKACLSDDASTYDLSVDSGEEMECQGNDSTRAVNDEKISLSQADTVSFHSEVQSKLSQEF, via the exons ATGCGAACCAATGCAGTGTATCTCCGCCGACTCCATCGCCGTTCTCAGTTTGCATGTGCAGACCTTGGCTGCGTGGAGCCGGTGGCCTCTCAGCAGGACACACCAGTCAACGGTAAACGCAAGGAAAACCTGTGTCACTCTGGGAACCCGCAGGATCTAGCCCCAGAGTGTGAGCGAGAGGTGGCCCAGTCTACGAGGTCGGTCTTGAAAAGGGTTCTCAGCTTCTTTCAACTGAGGAACAGCATTTCACCGGAACACCGCAAGCCCTCCTCGCCAGCACGGCCTCCAAAGCAACCCCCTAGTCCGAGAAACCGCAGGAAGCTCAACTGTCCCGAGGGATCGGCGCGCGATAAAGAAAACATCCCTCCATTGCCCAAGGCACCGACGGCCGTGTCTCTGCTTCGAAACTTTCGCCAGCAAGAACTGGAGGAAAGCAAGCAAGAACAGGGTCCTCGTCCGCCTCTGGGGGTGAGACCGCTCTCGGAATTCAAGCAGTTCGCTCATCCCGAGACTCAGGAACGCCCAAGGCAATTCTCGAAACTATCA ATTACAAGAGCAGGCCAACGCCGACAACACGAGAGCGACAAGAGCGAGAATCACAAGCCAAGGAAAATTCTCCGACGCAGCCGACGGGACAATTCTACTGGAGATGTATACGTCACACACAAGCACTTTAGCAGATTCGGTGAACTCATTG ATGACCCACTGATCCAGAAGTTCTTGAATGCTGATGTGTGCCGCAGATATGCAGACAAATACCTTATAGCTATGGTCTTTACCTATTTTCTACGATCAAGACTTCAGTTTCATGAATACACCAAGGAAAATTTCTTTGCAGGATT GTATCTCGCCCATGAtatggaagaagatgaggaagagctAAAGTACGAGGTGTTTCCATGGGTGCTTGGTCGCAGATGGCGCAAGACATATCCAACTCTCTTACAGAAGCGTGATGATATTTATTGGGCCATTGACTGCAGAGCTGTTGTGTCTAAGAAATGCTGTGATCAG GTTATGGATTTGGAACCAGATCACTGGGTATGGAAACGCGAACGCCCTGAATATCATGGGGGAGCTCTCCGAGATTATCTTCggcatgaagatgataatg GACATCCTCGTGGGCCAGATAAGTCCCCTCTTCGGTGTCAGGAATGTCTTGAACGCCAGTGTCTAGAGTCTGACAATTCTTACCTCCTCTACATGTCAGACTCTGACATGAGCAATGATACTAAGGCCACAG GTGAAGGTGATGGAGTGGCACAAAATGAAAAGGATTCAGGCTTTGAAACTTTTTTATGTGAAGCAATGGATATAGAAAGtacaacaaccaaaaacaatATCCCCATAGAAAGTAGTGCTGACCCTGAAAAACAGCATGCAAAAATCTTGATTACAAGTGCTGATAAACTGAAAGAGACTAATAACAATTTCATTTGCACAAATGGAGACTGTGAGAAAGCCTGTCTTTCAGACGACGCCTCTACATATGACCTCTCAGTTGACTCTGGAGAAGAAATGGAATGTCAGGGGAATGACAGCACCAGAGCagttaatgatgaaaaaattTCTTTGTCTCAAGCTGACACTGTGAGTTTTCACTCAGAAGTACAATCTAAACTTTCTCAGGAATTTTGA
- the LOC113804202 gene encoding leukocyte receptor cluster member 9, protein MAESVETASLEPDSTTVTESHLGDTAMAPVSEYKDSENSSSDENKCEAMEEKAVCPFYLEGKCRFGDQCFNLHPSDAVTAVSRPKTKKNKRNVKRVPKEETDRFVKKPSMKTAGDVRHRIQWDENLHEEYFTVGYMDRFSGVVEKPFTSFHWEHLALVDDDQLAIPQHRIQYFKYKGTKVWDKNERLDHVFGSAGSGVRIQEKIEEIDEELERRARAFNPDDDEDSDNDDLVLLGGDDALGRGLVADYCAAEKPKVELLRATHFLCIKVKNEAVKSMAAEVQDHVIQQEPVLRSCAMPNEILHVTLAMVRCDSPEAVLEVSKMLRDLRPEIKDLVGMLDSDPQRALKARGLSTFGARVLYVKLDVPAAFTSIIENLHRTLQQIEGVTITNHFDFVPHMTLLKVNRVIARERRSKYLNSILYSDYIDQDFGIISLDNIHFCLIDDIRGPDSFYVTCKKINF, encoded by the coding sequence ATGGCAGAGTCCGTTGAAACAGCATCCCTTGAGCCAGATTCGACAACAGTAACGGAGTCGCACCTCGGAGACACCGCCATGGCGCCCGTCAGCGAATATAAGGACAGTGAGAACTCTTCATCAGATGAAAACAAGTGTGAGGCGATGGAGGAGAAAGCTGTATGCCCGTTTTACCTCGAAGGGAAGTGCAGGTTCGGCGATCAGTGCTTTAATTTGCACCCATCCGACGCAGTAACAGCAGTAAGTAGGCCTAAAaccaagaagaataagagaaatgtaAAGAGGGTTCCTAAGGAAGAAACAGATCGGTTTGTCAAGAAACCTTCCATGAAGACCGCCGGCGATGTAAGGCACAGAATACAGTGGGATGAAAATCTCCACGAGGAGTACTTTACGGTGGGATACATGGATCGATTTTCTGGCGTTGTGGAGAAGCCGTTCACGTCGTTCCACTGGGAGCACCTTGCACTTGTGGACGACGACCAGCTGGCCATCCCTCAGCACCGCATCCAGTACTTCAAATACAAAGGAACCAAAGTGTGGGACAAAAACGAGCGCCTTGATCACGTGTTCGGCAGCGCAGGCAGCGGCGTCAGGATCcaggaaaagatagaagagatTGACGAGGAATTAGAGAGGCGAGCGCGTGCCTTCAATCCCGACGACGACGAGGATTCCGATAACGACGATCTGGTCCTGTTGGGAGGTGACGACGCGTTGGGCAGAGGCTTAGTGGCGGATTACTGCGCTGCTGAGAAACCCAAAGTTGAGCTTCTCCGTGCCACACACTTCTTATGTATTAAAGTGAAAAACGAGGCAGTGAAGTCTATGGCAGCAGAAGTACAAGATCATGTGATACAGCAGGAACCCGTTCTTCGCAGCTGCGCCATGCCGAATGAGATCTTGCACGTCACTCTAGCAATGGTCCGGTGTGACAGTCCAGAGGCTGTCCTAGAAGTGAGTAAAATGCTCAGAGATTTGAGACCAGAGATTAAGGATCTCGTAGGCATGCTTGATAGTGATCCCCAACGCGCTCTAAAAGCTCGTGGATTAAGTACCTTCGGCGCTCGAGTACTTTACGTGAAGCTGGACGTGCCAGCGGCCTTCACGTCGATCATCGAAAACCTCCACAGAACTCTTCAGCAAATCGAGGGCGTCACCATCACGAACCACTTCGACTTTGTTCCTCACATGACGCTCCTGAAGGTGAATCGTGTAATTGCGCGAGAAAGGAGATCTAAATACTTAAATTCTATTCTGTATAGTGATTATATTGATCAGGATTTCGGAATTATATCCCTTGATAACATCCACTTCTGTCTAATTGATGATATCAGAGGTCCAGATAGTTTCTACGTTACATGTAAGAAAATTAATTTCTAA
- the LOC113804201 gene encoding uncharacterized protein, with translation MEDSEIDNPESTSSSISEDIEALSQALSPSKAQTQMDLNPADTMATTEEPVDPFSKVESEGQEEINDFLHQEEKSDNYEENSNVHPTEVAVLGNDETELDLISTKSPEDENEDFFASTPPPMNMGSSNMLKNVTDLPNLVNSSGNEEELETNEDLPIQGNEDVKSVQSLRQDEGVIFPRASSVASVKSGLPPLNPENSITLGESETQKDIDADETKEGNEESSESPQAEAEEGDMVARSSPFVSMSPGNEHIDNEVTPINLENSSTNANEDENEDQTTSSFDFYWKSKLENESFNLQPTKASALESDQTMEESYQNDKGFPLDDYEEELSQIPEEEVITAEAHNEEEVISAEAHEEEEIQSAEAQEGDEVQSAEAQEEEEFKSQDEPFMTTAGDVSQRIQADVNLPEVYFTVGYKNQFSEDVEKPFTSFYRDQLPYVGEDSIQYFKYKGTKVWDKVEGFDHVFCSVGTDVAIEEKINEIEEYLAKRALSFTPDDEADEEDNFLLLGGGSYGTGLADSFSGSVKPKATHFLCIKVKNDQVKSIAAKVKEHLLNKEPDLYKCTLPNERLHVTLARVHCSAQDAIIEINNMLRGLRPRIQDLVGSSEFENPQRIIRARGLSTFGNQVLYVKLDVPAAFISVIEKLQVSLSRIKNVIVTNHFESIPHMVLMKVDNTTARKRGFNNFDSSLYKDYVNQDFGMITFDNIHFCLIDDIRDQDGFYITSKKIEF, from the coding sequence ATGGAAGATTCTGAGATCGATAATCCTGAAAGTACCTCTTCGTCCATTTCAGAGGATATTGAAGCACTGTCTCAAGCGCTTTCTCCTTCTAAGGCACAAACCCAAATGGATTTAAATCCAGCAGACACCATGGCGACAACTGAAGAACCTGTGGATCCATTTAGTAAAGTTGAGAGCGAAGGGCAGGAGGAAATTAACGACTTTCTTCATCAAGAAGAGAAAAGCGATAATTATGAAGAAAATTCAAATGTACATCCAACTGAAGTGGCAGTTCTAGGGAATGATGAGACTGAGTTGGATTTGATAAGTACTAAGAGTCCTGAGGAcgaaaatgaagatttttttgCAAGTACACCTCCACCGATGAACATGGGATCCAGCAACATGTTAAAAAACGTGACAGATCTACCGAACCTTGTGAATTCTTCGGGAAATGAAGAAGAGCTTGAAACAAATGAGGACTTGCCTATTCAAGGAAATGAAGATGTAAAAAGTGTTCAAAGTCTTCGGCAGGACGAGGGAGTTATATTCCCAAGGGCGTCTTCTGTGGCGTCTGTAAAATCAGGCCTGCCTCCTTTGAATCCTGAAAATTCAATAACTCTAGGCGAGTCAGAAACTCAGAAGGATATTGATGCTGatgaaacaaaggaaggaaacgaGGAGAGTTCTGAAAGTCCTCAAGCAGAAGCAGAGGAGGGAGATATGGTTGCAAGATCATCACCTTTTGTGTCTATGTCACCTGGAAATGAGCATATAGATAATGAAGTAACTCCCATAAATCTTGAAAACTCTTCAACAAATgcaaatgaggatgaaaatgaagacCAAACTACATCTTCATTTGACTTTTATTGGAAAAGTAAACTTGAAAACGAGTCCTTCAATTTGCAACCAACCAAAGCATCTGCTTTAGAAAGTGATCAGACCATGGAAGAAAGTTATCAAAATGATAAAGGTTTTCCTCTGGATGACTATGAAGAAGAGTTATCACAAATACCAGAAGAGGAAGTCATAACTGCAGAAGCACACAATGAAGAGGAAGTTATATCTGCAGAAGCacatgaagaggaagaaattCAGTCTGCAGAAGCACAAGAAGGAGACGAAGTTCAGTCTGCAGAggcacaagaagaggaagaatttaaATCCCAAGATGAACCTTTCATGACAACTGCAGGTGATGTAAGTCAAAGAATACAGGCTGATGTTAATCTTCCAGAAGTGTACTTTACAGTAGGATACAAGAATCAGTTTAGTGAAGATGTGGAGAAGCCATTCACATCCTTCTACAGGGATCAACTTCCTTATGTTGGTGAGGACAGTATTCAGTATTTTAAGTATAAAGGAACTAAAGTCTGGGACAAAGTTGAAGGCTTTGATCATGTATTTTGCAGTGTTGGGACTGATGTCGCaattgaggaaaaaataaatgaaattgaaGAATACTTAGCAAAAAGAGCGCTTTCCTTTACTCCTGATGATGAAGCAGATGAAGAAGacaattttcttcttttgggAGGTGGCAGCTATGGTACAGGGTTGGCAGACAGTTTTTCAGGCTCAGTTAAACCCAAAGCCACACATTTCCTATGCATAAAAGTGAAGAATGATCAAGTGAAATCTATAGCTGCAAAGGTAAAAGAACATTTGCTTAACAAGGAACCAGATCTTTATAAGTGTACATTGCCAAACGAACGTTTACATGTCACTCTTGCTAGGGTCCATTGCAGTGCTCAAGATGCAATCATCGAAATCAACAACATGCTAAGAGGTTTGCGACCACGTATTCAAGACCTTGTTGGTAGTTCTGAATTTGAAAATCCTCAGCGGATTATAAGAGCTCGAGGATTATCAACCTTTGGCAATCAAGTATTGTATGTCAAACTTGATGTTCCAGCAGCCTTTATTTCTGTGATTGAGAAGCTTCAGgtgtctctctctcgtatcaaaaatgttattgttactaaccACTTTGAGTCTATTCCTCATATGGTTCTCATGAAAGTGGATAATACAACTGCCCGGAAAAGGGGGTTTAATAACTTTGATTCCAGTCTCTACAAAGACTATGTTAATCAAGACTTTGGAATGATTACATTTGATAACATTCATTTCTGTCTCATTGATGATATAAGGGATCAGGATGGATTTTATATCACAAGCAAGAAAATTGAGTTTTAA